From the Plasmodium malariae genome assembly, chromosome: 2 genome, one window contains:
- the PMS1 gene encoding DNA mismatch repair protein PMS1, putative → MKIHNIGEESIHNICSSQVIFTLSSVVKELVENSIDAGANEIKIKLVENGIKLIEVNDNGIGIKRVNFENVCARHATSKISEFNDIQNSLNTLGFRGEALNSLCMLSDVHITTKNDDCSDHGYLLKFDKLGKLYHEEPIARLRGTTVSCENIFKNIPIRKKDFIKNIKTQLSDLLLLMQQYAIIYYHIKFVIYNVVTIKGHTKNMNLLITNGNENIKKNFYSIYGKKNIGNLIELNIDNEEWKIRGYISDNNSGRRDKDLQFYYMNSRPVHILKNVNKIINTIYREFNSRLYPIIICNILADPKNVDVNVTPDKREIFFTFENEMCEQIKLALVKLLTPKTSNLIDTQIGDYFLKVNNIAPAKNNYAVKTENHQVLLEGQSNGNVVGMSSCARAQNGFLKEEDVCIGNSYSNGSGSDYVNGANYISGNNKYRCTHEDGASYERDEAHSAQVKILNMCDAHCTNGEVKNDRNNITFSNPDCSGNMNKDMQKKKYKDLSYQQNCAISEYAPTTVVKSDPDNYKECRNVYFPTDKEQNDFYDSSGINVKSENDSRENNVYSYSCAQIDQTIVSSENIRQEKELSNNGEADYWSQSKRIERPNMPTQGKANNYNYNVENVHSNTDTCSYIKGGYYDDSKVYEYKLEGGDNNEMYEYKQEGGDNEGVYEYKLEGGDNEGVYEYKLEGNDNKGVYEYKLEDGNDEGVYEHKLDSGKNEGVHEHKLDRGKNEGVYEYKLKNEEEEQNNRINENGEDYSFDDLKENIRNSCIKNIPIDINMYINREKMKRGFDYDQIHVINLTNSEKIKNIIFHKMKEEVKVNNYLCLTDDKQENEYKDLFNSSLNLSESSSTRNSSDINAINNSSEDINFNNIDEKQKDLYFKSNLFDKLKICGQFNKGFVISKIDLLYFKNRNNQEEEGEFNKNYDGTDCYEEKNDKRSNYALFIIDQHAADEKSNFEKYNKVFTMKSQKLISKIDLELSPAQIHIVEKNFEIFLQNGFEVEIVEEPIHKKRKVTDITSYTEEETLMEIKVYLLSLPVFNGKILEVVDFMSLLHHLTEYPITYDKHHFELFIKNKDQPNKKTDTWFNYNFPRPQKVWRILASKACRNAIMVGKTLNITEMIKIKKKLSVLKNPWNCPHGRPTIKYVINDIDIKNCYKNYYLKLYDEITNLIITKNYEAYKYLFHNHIFFLIMSTKPLLGPVLKFH, encoded by the exons ATGAAGATTCATAACATTGGTGAAGAGTCGATCCATAACATCTGCAGTAGCCAAGTTATATTTACGTTAAGTAGTGTCGTAAAAGAATTAGTGGAAAATTCGATAGATGCAGGTGcaaacgaaataaaaataaaactagtagaaaatggaataaaattaatagagGTTAATGATAATGGGATAGGAATAAAAAGagtaaattttgaaaatgttTGTGCTAGACATGCTACATCGAAAATAAGTGAATTTAATGATATACAAAATTCTTTAAATACCTTAGGATTTAGAGGGGAAGCATTAAATTCATTATGTATGTTAAGTGATGTACATATTACTACAAAAAACGATGACTGTAGTGATCATggttatttattaaaatttgatAAACTAGGAAAATTATATCATGAGGAGCCAATAGCTAGATTAAGAGGTACTACAGTTAGTtgtgaaaatatttttaaaaatatcccaataagaaaaaaagatttcataaaaaatatcaaaactCAATTATCTGATTTATTACTTTTGATGCAACAATATgctataatttattatcatataaaatttgttatttataatgtGGTTACTATTAAAGGgcatacaaaaaatatgaacttGCTAATAACAAAcggaaatgaaaatataaaaaaaaatttctattctatatatgggaaaaaaaatatcggGAATTTAATTGAACTAAATATTGATAATGAAGAATGGAAAATTAGAGGGTATATTAGTGATAACAATAGTGGAAGAAGAGATAAAGATTTACAGTTCTATTATATGAATAGTAGAcctgtacatatattaaaaaatgttaataaaattattaacactATTTATAGAGAATTTAACAGTAGATTATATcccattattatttgtaatattctGGCTGATCCAAAAAATGTAGATGTTAATGTGACACCTGATAAGAGGGAAATATTCTTTACTTTTGAAAACGAAATGTGTGAGCAAATTAAATTAGCGCTTGTTAAGTTACTTACTCCAAAAACCAGTAATCTAATTGATACACAAATTGgtgattattttttaaaagttaacAATATCGCACCCgccaaaaataattatgcaGTGAAAACGGAAAACCATCAAGTGCTTTTAGAAGGGCAATCAAATGGCAATGTTGTTGGTATGAGCAGTTGTGCAAGGGCGCAAAATGGGTTCTTAAAAGAGGAGGATGTGTGTATTGGTAATTCGTATAGTAATGGCAGTGGGAGCGATTATGTTAACGGTGCTAACTACATCAGTggtaacaataaatataggTGTACTCACGAAGATGGAGCGTCGTACGAAAGAGACGAGGCTCATAGCGCACAGGTGAAAATACTCAATATGTGCGATGCGCATTGCACAAATGGTGAAGTGAAAAATGATAGAAATAACATAACCTTTTCCAATCCTGACTGTTCAGGTAATATGAACAAAGAtatgcagaaaaaaaaatataaagatttGAGCTATCAACAGAATTGTGCTATAAGTGAATATGCTCCTACCACAGTTGTTAAAAGTGATCCAGATAATTATAAGGAATGcagaaatgtatattttccAACAGATAAGGAACAAAATGATTTTTATGATTCCTCAGGAATTAATGtaaaaagtgaaaatgaTAGCAGAGAAAATAATGTGTACTCCTATTCTTGTGCACAAATTGACCAAACCATTGTAAGTAGTGAAAACATACGTCAAGAAAAGGAACTGTCAAACAATGGCGAAGCGGACTACTGGAGCCAATCGAAACGGATCGAGCGGCCTAATATGCCCACACAAGGTAAAGCTAACAATTACAATTACAACGTGGAAAATGTTCACAGCAACACAGACACATGCTCATATATAAAAGGTGGATATTATGACGACTCCAAGGTTTACGAGTACAAACTGGAAGGCGGTGACAACAACGAGATGTACGAGTATAAACAGGAAGGTGGTGACAACGAGGGGGTATACGAATACAAACTGGAAGGCGGTGACAACGAGGGGGTGTACGAATACAAACTGGAAGGCAATGACAATAAAGGGGTATACGAATACAAACTGGAAGATGGTAACGACGAAGGGGTATACGAACATAAACTGGATAGCGGCAAGAATGAGGGGGTGCATGAGCATAAACTGGATAGGGGAAAGAACGAGGGGGTGTACGagtacaaattaaaaaatgaagaggaagaacaaaataatagaataaatgaaaacgGTGAGGACTACTCCTTTGATGATTTAAAAGAGAATATAAGAAACAGCTGTATTAAGAACATTCCTATAGACATTAACATGTATATCAATagggaaaaaatgaagaggGGTTTTGACTATGATCAAATAcatgtaataaatttaacaaatagtgaaaaaattaagaatattatttttcataaaatgaaagaggaggtaaaagtaaataattatttatgtttaacaGATGACAAACAggaaaatgaatataaagaTTTATTTAATAGTAGTTTAAATCTAAGCGAAAGTAGTAGTACCCGCAATAGTAGTGATATTAATGCCATAAATAACAGTAGTGAAGATATTAACTTTAACAATATTGATGAAAAACAGAAGgacttatattttaaatcaaATTTGTTCgataagttaaaaatatgtgGACAATTTAACAAAGGATTTGTCATATCAAAAAttgatttattatattttaaaaataggaaTAACCAAGAGGAGGAGGgagaatttaataaaaattatgatggCACAGATTGTtatgaggaaaaaaatgataagagAAGTAACTAtgctttatttataatagatCAACATGCAGCTGATGAAAAATCAAactttgaaaaatataataaagtattCACAATGAAATctcaaaaattaataagtaaaattgATTTGGAATTAAGTCCTGCACAAATACATATTGTTgagaaaaattttgaaatatttttacaaaatggATTTGAAGTTGAAATAGTTGAAGAAccaattcataaaaaaagaaaagtaacAGATATTACATCATACACGGAGGAAGAAACACTTATGGAGATAAAAgtgtatttattatcattgcCTGTATTTAATGGGAAAATATTAGAAGTAGTGGATTTTATGTCCCTGTTGCATCATTTAACAGAATATCCCATAACGTATGATAAACATCATTTCGAATTATTCATCAAAAATAAGGATCaaccaaataaaaaaacagacACATGGTTTAATTATAACTTCCCGAGACCACAAAAGGTTTGGAGGATCCTGGCATCCAA GGCCTGTCGAAACGCAATTATGGTTGGTAAGACACTAAATATCACAGAGAtgataaagataaaaaaaaagttgagTGTACTGAAAAATCCGTGGAACTGCCCCCATGGCAGACCTACGATAAAGTATGTCATAAATGACattgatataaaaaactgttataaaaattactacttaaaattatacgacgaaattacaaatttaataataacgaAAAATTACGAagcatacaaatatttatttcataatcatattttttttttaattatgtctACTAAGCCATTATTGGGCCCAGTTTTAAAGtttcattaa